In the Flavisolibacter tropicus genome, one interval contains:
- a CDS encoding zinc dependent phospholipase C family protein: MRKPFVIALCALLLWSILVPEKAAAYSVLTHQALIDAAWDNYLKPLLKRKYPHATDEELRQAHAYAYGGAISPDMGYYPRGSKFYTNLTHYVRSGDYVMALLKEARNLNEYAFAIGNLCHYEADMYGHSIGINRSVPVIYPKVEAKYGDLVNYSEDPIAHMRTEFGFDVLQTARGNYASRQYHDFIGFQVDTAVMERAFYQTYGLHLNQVFKNFPKALKMFRWSVAQFFPAITRTAWATKKADIKKLNPNATARSFKYRMERHTHNKSFGKEDEPPAWGTTFVSFLIRIVPKIGPLRPLKFKTPGPDAEKFFIESFDATLKHYAASLKQLEEQKLVLVNIDYDTGEKTVIGEYALADDSYGCLLLALHEQGFANTSSSLQQQLLHFFSKPQVIDGNKRAIARQDKINTALEELKRMNGMNVTYQ, from the coding sequence ATGCGAAAACCCTTTGTGATTGCGCTTTGTGCGTTGTTATTGTGGTCAATATTGGTACCTGAAAAAGCTGCAGCCTATTCTGTGCTCACACACCAAGCCCTGATAGATGCGGCATGGGACAATTATTTAAAGCCCCTGTTGAAGCGGAAGTATCCACATGCGACGGACGAAGAATTGCGGCAAGCTCATGCCTATGCATATGGCGGAGCTATTTCACCTGATATGGGTTATTATCCACGTGGTAGTAAGTTTTATACCAATCTTACGCATTATGTGCGTAGTGGTGATTATGTAATGGCATTGTTGAAAGAAGCTAGAAACCTGAATGAATATGCGTTTGCCATTGGCAACCTATGTCACTATGAGGCGGATATGTATGGTCACAGCATTGGAATTAATCGTAGTGTGCCTGTGATATATCCAAAGGTGGAAGCTAAGTATGGTGACCTAGTTAATTATTCCGAAGACCCGATAGCACATATGCGCACCGAGTTTGGCTTTGACGTATTGCAAACAGCTAGAGGCAATTATGCTTCCCGGCAGTATCATGATTTTATAGGCTTTCAGGTAGACACGGCTGTTATGGAGCGTGCCTTTTACCAAACGTATGGCCTGCATTTGAATCAGGTATTTAAAAACTTTCCTAAGGCCCTCAAAATGTTTCGCTGGTCGGTGGCTCAATTCTTTCCTGCCATTACCCGAACGGCGTGGGCTACTAAAAAAGCAGATATAAAGAAGCTGAATCCTAATGCTACTGCGCGTAGTTTTAAATACCGCATGGAGCGCCACACGCATAATAAATCCTTTGGTAAGGAAGACGAGCCACCAGCATGGGGAACCACATTTGTTTCTTTCCTGATTCGGATTGTACCTAAGATTGGTCCCCTGCGACCCTTAAAGTTTAAAACACCCGGACCAGATGCCGAGAAGTTTTTTATTGAAAGCTTTGATGCTACCTTGAAACATTATGCTGCTTCATTAAAACAACTGGAAGAACAAAAACTGGTGTTAGTTAACATTGATTACGATACTGGGGAAAAGACAGTCATTGGTGAATATGCATTGGCTGATGATTCATATGGTTGTTTGCTGTTGGCGTTGCATGAACAAGGATTTGCCAATACATCTTCCAGTTTGCAGCAACAATTGTTGCATTTCTTTTCTAAGCCGCAGGTTATAGATGGTAACAAACGGGCTATTGCGCGACAGGATAAGATCAATACAGCTTTAGAGGAGTTGAAGCGAATGAATGGAATGAATGTTACTTATCAATAG
- a CDS encoding exo-beta-N-acetylmuramidase NamZ domain-containing protein: MKKLLAGFSLVVMAVVYSSFNQPSTLTESSVSNDTGKVIKTGADQTEKYLPYLKGKRIGIVGNKTSIIGRTHLVDSLRSLGVNIVKAFGPEHGFRGNASAGVKVQNEVDSATGISIISLYGTKRKPSKEDLSNVDLMVFDIQDVGCRFYTYINVLADVMEACAENGKELLILDRPNPNGYFVDGPVMDMKLKSGIGKFPIPITHGMTIGEFAQMVNGEGWLPNGLKCKIKIIPVANYNHDMPYTLPVPPSPNLNTPQSILLYPTTCIFEGTILNYGRGTYFPFTVVGAPDLKGKYEFSFTPVSIKGMSETPLYMNEVCYGLDLRKVDFDKLRKDKKIQIQWIKEMYKAYPNKEKFFDYKQSKEIGNVDFRTGDSKFKEQIIADVPEEEMRKSWEPALSNYKKMREKYLIYP, encoded by the coding sequence ATGAAAAAACTTTTAGCGGGTTTTTCGTTGGTTGTGATGGCTGTTGTATACAGCTCTTTTAATCAACCTTCCACCTTGACTGAATCTTCTGTCAGCAACGATACAGGTAAGGTAATTAAAACAGGTGCTGATCAAACAGAAAAATACCTGCCTTACCTGAAAGGGAAGCGTATTGGTATTGTAGGTAATAAGACCTCGATCATTGGTCGGACCCACTTGGTAGATAGCTTGCGGTCATTGGGGGTGAATATTGTAAAAGCCTTTGGGCCGGAACATGGCTTTCGTGGCAATGCCAGCGCAGGAGTGAAGGTGCAAAATGAAGTGGATAGCGCTACAGGTATTTCTATCATTTCATTATATGGTACAAAACGTAAGCCTTCTAAAGAAGACTTGTCGAATGTAGACTTGATGGTATTTGATATTCAAGATGTAGGCTGCCGTTTTTATACCTACATCAATGTACTGGCTGATGTGATGGAAGCCTGTGCAGAAAATGGGAAGGAGCTACTTATATTGGATCGTCCTAACCCCAATGGCTATTTTGTAGATGGCCCTGTGATGGATATGAAGTTGAAATCAGGAATTGGTAAATTCCCTATTCCTATTACGCATGGTATGACCATTGGTGAGTTTGCTCAAATGGTAAATGGTGAAGGCTGGTTGCCGAATGGACTGAAGTGTAAGATCAAGATCATACCAGTAGCTAACTACAATCACGATATGCCGTATACATTACCGGTGCCGCCATCGCCTAACCTGAACACCCCACAATCGATTTTATTATATCCTACTACCTGCATTTTTGAAGGAACCATATTGAACTACGGAAGAGGAACGTATTTTCCTTTTACTGTGGTAGGTGCTCCTGACTTGAAAGGGAAGTATGAATTTTCTTTTACTCCGGTTAGCATTAAAGGTATGTCTGAAACGCCACTGTATATGAATGAGGTGTGCTATGGCTTAGATCTCCGCAAAGTTGATTTTGACAAGTTGCGTAAGGACAAGAAAATACAGATCCAGTGGATCAAAGAAATGTATAAGGCGTATCCAAACAAGGAGAAGTTCTTTGATTATAAGCAAAGCAAGGAGATAGGTAATGTTGACTTTCGTACAGGTGATTCAAAATTCAAAGAGCAGATCATTGCAGATGTTCCTGAAGAAGAAATGCGTAAAAGCTGGGAACCGGCGTTGAGTAATTATAAGAAGATGCGGGAGAAATATTTGATCTACCCGTAA
- a CDS encoding SDR family NAD(P)-dependent oxidoreductase, giving the protein MAQNNNQYALITGGSMGIGYELAKLFAKDGYNLILVSRTQEDLEKVAQELASQHGIKTIAIAKDLFNPKAPFDLYDEVKAKGITVNVLVNDAGQGQYGLFVESDIHRQLDIIQLNISSLTALTYLFLNDMIIRNEGKVLQLASIASELPGPWQAVYHATKAYVLSFTEALINELKDSNITMTALQPGATATDFFNKAHMQESKIMDSRMSDPAKVAKDGYEALMNGDDKIVSGIKNKAMVTASNVMPDTILAEQLNKIQQPKDNNKKE; this is encoded by the coding sequence ATGGCACAAAACAATAATCAATATGCATTGATAACAGGTGGCTCTATGGGCATCGGTTATGAATTGGCTAAACTCTTTGCTAAGGATGGTTATAATCTCATCCTGGTTTCACGCACACAAGAAGATCTTGAAAAGGTAGCACAGGAGTTGGCATCACAACACGGCATTAAGACAATAGCTATAGCAAAAGACCTGTTTAACCCCAAAGCTCCTTTTGATCTCTATGATGAGGTAAAAGCAAAAGGCATTACGGTAAACGTTCTGGTCAATGATGCCGGACAAGGACAGTATGGATTATTTGTTGAGTCTGATATTCATCGACAGTTGGATATCATTCAATTGAATATTTCATCATTGACTGCTCTTACTTATCTTTTCCTAAACGACATGATCATACGAAACGAAGGTAAAGTACTGCAGCTCGCTTCCATTGCATCCGAACTACCTGGGCCTTGGCAGGCCGTCTACCATGCTACTAAAGCTTATGTATTGAGCTTTACAGAGGCATTGATCAACGAGCTGAAGGATTCAAATATTACCATGACCGCCTTACAACCTGGCGCTACAGCTACCGATTTCTTTAACAAAGCACATATGCAAGAGTCTAAAATCATGGATTCTAGAATGTCTGACCCAGCCAAGGTAGCTAAGGACGGATATGAAGCATTAATGAACGGTGATGATAAGATTGTATCGGGAATAAAGAATAAAGCTATGGTAACTGCTAGCAATGTAATGCCGGACACTATACTGGCCGAGCAATTGAATAAAATACAGCAGCCAAAAGATAATAACAAGAAAGAATAA
- a CDS encoding BON domain-containing protein has translation MADNNRNWGNQSNQYNQDWEQNRNRYNQGDDSRNLENYGDYGNVNYGSDYHQNQGMRGSYGQNDYGGAYSSDYGSQYGSGYNESDYGNRNRMQNEGSWKNMGSSYGSQQRRVGDWDRNRENMGSAGMYGGDFGQEDWDRNDYRSNVGRSNVGRSNYGLKGYGNRLNTSGGSGEDYNRGMGRSGYSNMDRSQNRDFMGAGETRDRSWWDRTRDEVSSWFGDDDAQRRRRVDDQASGGYRGRGPKGYHRSEQRIREDVCDRLSEDDWLDASDIDVKVQGEEVILTGSVHSREDKRRAEDLIEVISGVRNVENRLRVEHGESASSSGTIGNTSSSTSNRTTGTERNRNK, from the coding sequence ATGGCAGACAACAATCGAAATTGGGGTAACCAATCTAATCAGTACAATCAGGATTGGGAACAAAACCGCAATCGTTACAACCAAGGTGATGATAGTCGTAACCTTGAAAACTATGGTGACTATGGAAATGTAAACTATGGCAGTGATTATCATCAGAACCAAGGCATGCGGGGCAGCTATGGTCAGAATGATTATGGAGGCGCTTACAGCAGTGATTATGGTAGCCAATATGGAAGTGGTTATAATGAAAGTGATTATGGTAACCGCAACCGAATGCAAAATGAGGGAAGCTGGAAAAATATGGGAAGCTCTTACGGCAGTCAGCAAAGGCGTGTAGGCGACTGGGATAGAAATAGAGAAAATATGGGAAGTGCGGGTATGTATGGTGGCGACTTTGGACAGGAAGATTGGGATCGAAATGACTATAGAAGTAATGTAGGCAGAAGTAATGTAGGCAGAAGTAATTATGGCTTGAAAGGTTATGGAAACCGTTTGAACACTTCAGGAGGTTCTGGAGAAGACTATAATAGAGGGATGGGACGTTCGGGTTACAGCAATATGGACAGAAGTCAAAATCGGGACTTTATGGGTGCCGGCGAAACTCGTGATCGTAGCTGGTGGGATAGAACCCGAGATGAGGTGTCGTCATGGTTTGGTGATGATGATGCACAACGGCGCAGAAGAGTAGATGATCAAGCCAGTGGAGGATATAGAGGTAGAGGTCCTAAAGGCTATCACCGCTCTGAGCAACGTATACGGGAAGATGTATGCGACCGCTTGAGTGAAGACGATTGGCTGGATGCTTCTGATATAGATGTGAAAGTACAAGGCGAAGAAGTGATCCTAACTGGATCAGTACATAGCCGAGAAGACAAGCGACGTGCTGAGGACCTGATTGAAGTTATTTCTGGTGTTAGAAATGTGGAGAACCGCTTGCGTGTAGAGCATGGTGAAAGTGCGTCAAGTAGCGGAACAATTGGAAATACTTCAAGTTCTACCAGCAATAGAACAACCGGTACAGAAAGAAACCGGAATAAATAA
- a CDS encoding AI-2E family transporter yields the protein MFFAIMLAMLMALVCRKLDSKDLPRAVSCVICVFILLIFFLGMLGIMVVQITSFIGDMPRLEEQSNQLLSSIHTYIERRFNIPTAQQIAFLQRETQNRGKMLRASLTNMLATSIQLLIRLVIMLVLTFLMLFHKEKYYAFFLKFTNGNTQQEKEEVLNRIGKVSQHYLVGRAISILTLFVLYTIALKVIGIKNALLLAAVAALVNIIPYLGPILAAVFPFLVALVTEQTAQPAIWVLVSFMLFQAFDNYYVTPYFLEGEVSLSSIATIVSMICGGFVWGVAGMILFIPMFSIVKIIFDQIPGYSIMDI from the coding sequence TTGTTTTTTGCCATCATGCTGGCCATGCTAATGGCACTGGTATGCCGTAAGCTGGATAGTAAAGATTTGCCACGTGCGGTTTCCTGTGTGATCTGTGTTTTTATTCTGCTCATCTTCTTTTTGGGTATGTTAGGAATCATGGTAGTACAGATCACCAGTTTTATAGGCGATATGCCGCGGTTAGAAGAACAGTCTAACCAGCTGTTATCGTCTATACATACCTACATAGAAAGGCGCTTTAATATACCTACAGCTCAGCAGATTGCATTTTTACAACGGGAAACTCAGAATCGTGGAAAGATGCTAAGGGCTTCTTTGACCAATATGTTAGCCACCTCTATTCAGTTGCTGATTAGGCTTGTGATCATGTTGGTTCTTACCTTTTTAATGCTCTTTCATAAAGAAAAGTACTATGCCTTCTTTTTAAAATTTACCAATGGAAATACGCAACAGGAGAAAGAAGAGGTATTGAACCGCATTGGGAAGGTGTCTCAACATTACCTGGTAGGACGTGCTATATCTATTCTTACCCTGTTTGTACTTTATACAATTGCATTGAAGGTAATAGGCATAAAGAACGCCCTGTTACTAGCTGCTGTTGCAGCCTTAGTAAATATTATTCCCTACCTGGGACCCATTTTAGCAGCTGTTTTCCCATTTTTAGTTGCGCTGGTTACAGAGCAAACAGCTCAGCCTGCTATATGGGTACTGGTGAGCTTTATGCTGTTCCAGGCTTTTGATAACTATTATGTAACTCCCTATTTCTTAGAGGGAGAAGTTAGTTTAAGCTCCATAGCTACTATTGTAAGTATGATCTGTGGCGGATTTGTTTGGGGCGTAGCTGGTATGATCCTATTCATTCCTATGTTTAGCATTGTCAAAATCATATTTGACCAAATACCTGGCTATTCCATTATGGACATTTAA
- a CDS encoding Gfo/Idh/MocA family protein, with protein MKPLKPPYTRRQFLHDASLTLFSMSNLAALGAYADNTNVQREKMLSVHKAKGKLGIALVGLGGYSGGQLAPALQETQYCYLAGIVTGTPSKAVEWKQRYNIPDRNIYNYQTFDKIKDNKDIDIVYVVLPNALHAEYVIKAAKAGKHVICEKPMAITVEDCDRMIAACKEAGKMLSIGYRLHFEPHNMEIMRIGQKKQFGSIKRLIAENGFSGAGGWRLDKQLAGGGPLMDVGIYCVQGCRYTTGIEPVAVWAQEGPKTDPDKFRSVEESLTWQMEFPNGIIAECKTSYAQSMNVLRAEAENGWAELSPAFAYGGINGKTSKGDLNFGQVNQQARQMDDFAQAIVNNRPTPVPGEMGRQDVKILQAIYQAMQSGERTTI; from the coding sequence ATGAAACCACTAAAACCACCTTATACACGCCGCCAATTTTTACATGATGCATCGCTAACGCTGTTTTCAATGAGCAACCTAGCTGCACTGGGAGCCTATGCTGATAATACCAATGTGCAGCGTGAGAAAATGCTGTCTGTTCATAAAGCCAAAGGCAAGCTGGGAATAGCCTTGGTAGGTTTAGGTGGCTATAGTGGCGGGCAATTGGCGCCCGCCTTGCAGGAAACTCAATATTGTTATTTGGCGGGTATTGTTACAGGTACACCTAGTAAGGCTGTAGAATGGAAGCAGCGGTATAATATACCTGATCGAAACATCTATAACTATCAAACCTTTGATAAGATCAAGGATAATAAAGACATAGATATTGTATATGTGGTACTGCCTAATGCCCTTCATGCCGAATATGTTATCAAGGCAGCCAAAGCAGGCAAGCATGTTATATGCGAAAAGCCAATGGCCATAACCGTAGAAGATTGTGACCGAATGATAGCCGCCTGTAAGGAAGCCGGTAAAATGTTATCTATAGGCTATCGCTTACATTTTGAGCCACACAACATGGAGATAATGCGTATAGGGCAGAAAAAACAGTTTGGGAGCATAAAAAGGCTGATAGCCGAAAATGGATTTTCAGGCGCTGGTGGATGGCGATTGGATAAACAACTGGCAGGAGGCGGCCCATTGATGGATGTAGGTATTTATTGTGTGCAAGGCTGCCGTTATACAACAGGAATTGAACCTGTAGCTGTATGGGCACAGGAAGGCCCTAAAACAGACCCTGACAAATTTCGCTCGGTAGAAGAATCACTTACCTGGCAAATGGAATTTCCGAATGGTATTATAGCTGAGTGTAAAACCAGTTATGCGCAATCAATGAATGTACTACGAGCTGAAGCTGAAAACGGGTGGGCCGAGCTATCGCCTGCTTTTGCTTATGGTGGTATCAATGGCAAGACATCAAAGGGCGATTTGAACTTTGGACAGGTAAATCAACAAGCCCGGCAAATGGATGATTTTGCACAGGCCATCGTAAACAATAGGCCCACACCTGTACCGGGTGAAATGGGGCGTCAGGATGTGAAAATATTGCAGGCTATTTACCAGGCTATGCAAAGTGGTGAACGGACTACTATTTGA
- a CDS encoding YihY/virulence factor BrkB family protein: MNRKKRITIGGLGKVLKSAGIGFMKDSVPRLSAALAYYTIFSIGPMLVVVIFLANLFLGKQAAEGTIYEQAKVLVGSEAALQIQEIIKNATHSGANTLAAIIGFTTLFIGATTVFSEIQESINLIWRLKVKSRRGWLRMLFNRLLSFSLVVGLGFILLVSLIINTAVEGLMGKLERLFPRESVQLLYVGNLLATLFITTILFAIIFKVLPDAILHWKDVAAGALFTAVLFMVGKFGITFYINRSNIGSAYGAAGSLAVLFVWVYYSAMILYYGAEFTKCYAIRYGSEIRPNVYAVIFQTVQVESKKHSIQENEEVAATTEKALQRVKNRLDEDTSKHPGKIEQSKDSNET; the protein is encoded by the coding sequence ATGAATAGAAAGAAAAGAATAACAATTGGAGGGTTGGGCAAGGTGCTCAAAAGTGCCGGTATCGGCTTCATGAAGGATAGTGTACCCCGGCTGAGTGCAGCGTTGGCCTACTATACCATATTTTCTATTGGCCCAATGCTGGTAGTGGTCATCTTCCTGGCCAACCTTTTCCTTGGTAAGCAGGCAGCAGAAGGAACGATTTATGAACAAGCAAAGGTATTGGTAGGAAGCGAAGCTGCACTCCAAATACAAGAGATCATAAAGAACGCTACGCACAGCGGTGCCAATACGTTGGCCGCTATTATTGGCTTTACCACTTTATTTATTGGTGCTACTACTGTTTTTTCAGAAATACAGGAATCAATCAACTTGATCTGGCGATTGAAAGTAAAATCCAGAAGAGGTTGGTTAAGAATGTTGTTCAATCGCTTACTCTCATTTTCACTGGTTGTGGGCTTAGGGTTTATCTTGTTAGTATCACTCATTATTAATACAGCGGTAGAAGGACTTATGGGTAAATTAGAACGACTCTTTCCGAGAGAGTCTGTGCAACTCCTTTATGTAGGCAACTTACTTGCTACGCTTTTCATTACAACTATATTATTTGCCATCATCTTTAAAGTATTGCCCGACGCTATCTTACACTGGAAAGATGTAGCAGCAGGTGCCTTATTCACTGCCGTTCTTTTTATGGTTGGCAAATTCGGCATCACCTTCTATATCAACCGAAGTAATATTGGTTCTGCCTATGGTGCCGCGGGCTCATTAGCTGTCTTGTTTGTGTGGGTATACTACTCGGCTATGATCCTTTATTATGGCGCCGAGTTCACTAAATGTTACGCCATCCGGTATGGTTCAGAGATCCGCCCCAATGTATACGCTGTGATTTTTCAAACCGTACAAGTGGAAAGTAAAAAACACAGTATACAGGAAAACGAAGAGGTGGCAGCTACTACCGAGAAAGCCTTACAACGAGTGAAAAACCGTCTAGATGAGGACACCAGCAAGCATCCAGGCAAAATAGAACAAAGCAAGGATTCAAATGAGACTTGA